The following are encoded in a window of Halorubrum aethiopicum genomic DNA:
- a CDS encoding DUF7342 family protein produces MSGTDAADGPPPFEEPFSSDDVEQRIYGTILQAREPTTASAIADTADCDPKTARKYLGWFDDLGIVTRHDGHPATYERNDAYFEWRRINQLAADHSVEDLQDRVRELTTRITEYEETYDAASPAAVDAVAAAEDNDERTIDDVYSDLGDWATVREERDRYERARQQRTGGEREQASG; encoded by the coding sequence ATGTCCGGGACAGACGCCGCCGATGGGCCGCCCCCCTTCGAGGAGCCGTTCAGCAGCGACGACGTCGAACAGCGCATCTACGGCACCATCCTGCAGGCCCGCGAGCCGACGACGGCGAGCGCGATCGCCGACACTGCCGACTGTGACCCCAAGACCGCCCGGAAGTATCTGGGGTGGTTCGACGACCTCGGCATCGTCACCCGGCACGACGGCCATCCAGCCACGTACGAACGCAATGACGCGTACTTCGAGTGGCGACGCATCAACCAGCTCGCAGCCGACCACTCCGTCGAGGACCTGCAGGATCGCGTTCGTGAGCTGACGACGCGCATCACCGAGTATGAAGAGACGTACGACGCCGCGTCACCGGCCGCCGTCGACGCCGTCGCCGCCGCGGAGGACAACGACGAACGGACCATCGACGACGTGTACAGCGACCTTGGTGACTGGGCGACCGTCCGCGAGGAGCGAGACCGCTACGAGCGCGCCCGCCAGCAACGCACGGGTGGCGAGCGCGAACAGGCATCCGGGTAG
- a CDS encoding phage NrS-1 polymerase family protein — protein MSDPIVNEPEAIPETLRERDQWVCWREEERNGKPTKIPVTPGAGGFASATESETWASFEAALDYSETEHADGIGFVFTDDDSIVGIDLDDCRDPETDDVDDAALDIIERLDSYTEVSPSGTGYHVLITGALPEGRNRRGSVELYDTARFFTVTGDHVERTPTRVARRQDALTAIHREYVQDIERDTASESEQRDGTAARPPTTDAVDVDVDGDLEDDDLLEKARNASNGEKFERLWNGNTVGYDSQSEADMALCCLLAFWTGGDRTQMEQLFRQSGLLREKWDEVHYADGSTYGEKTIERAIATTSEFYDPDAGDDAADSHDAPDRVIAGGTPDEADQSRAYLSEKNRLLSERVDELEAALEQKTERIETLEAEIERLTDELDARDQETAQSHEEDSGTGDETGDDPEPASLLSRFFGDQSE, from the coding sequence ATGAGTGACCCTATCGTCAACGAGCCGGAGGCGATTCCGGAGACGTTACGCGAACGCGACCAGTGGGTGTGCTGGCGCGAGGAGGAGCGAAACGGCAAACCGACGAAGATTCCGGTGACGCCAGGGGCTGGGGGGTTCGCGTCAGCAACAGAGTCGGAGACCTGGGCGAGTTTCGAGGCAGCACTCGACTACAGCGAGACAGAGCACGCCGATGGTATTGGGTTCGTGTTTACTGACGACGACTCCATCGTCGGCATCGATCTGGACGACTGCCGCGATCCCGAGACAGACGACGTCGACGACGCGGCGCTGGACATCATTGAGCGACTCGACTCCTACACCGAGGTGTCACCGTCCGGTACCGGCTATCACGTCCTGATCACTGGCGCACTCCCCGAGGGGCGGAACCGGCGCGGGAGCGTCGAATTGTACGACACGGCACGCTTTTTCACCGTCACTGGCGATCACGTCGAGCGGACACCGACGCGCGTTGCACGCCGGCAGGACGCGCTCACAGCGATTCACCGTGAGTACGTCCAGGACATCGAGCGCGACACAGCCTCCGAATCCGAGCAGCGTGATGGCACTGCCGCCCGGCCTCCGACGACCGATGCGGTCGACGTCGACGTTGACGGCGACCTCGAAGACGATGATCTCCTCGAAAAAGCGCGAAACGCATCGAACGGCGAGAAGTTCGAGCGGCTCTGGAACGGGAATACGGTCGGCTACGACAGTCAGTCCGAGGCCGACATGGCGCTGTGCTGTTTGCTGGCGTTCTGGACCGGTGGTGACCGGACTCAAATGGAACAGCTGTTCCGCCAGTCAGGATTGCTTCGGGAGAAGTGGGACGAGGTCCACTACGCTGACGGGTCGACGTACGGCGAGAAGACCATCGAGCGGGCGATTGCGACCACGTCGGAGTTCTACGACCCGGACGCCGGCGACGACGCCGCAGATTCCCACGACGCACCTGACAGGGTCATTGCTGGCGGGACGCCTGACGAGGCAGACCAAAGTCGTGCGTATCTGTCGGAGAAAAACCGCTTGTTGAGCGAGCGCGTCGACGAACTCGAGGCAGCACTCGAACAGAAGACTGAGCGGATCGAGACCCTCGAAGCAGAAATCGAACGACTCACCGACGAACTCGATGCCCGTGATCAGGAGACTGCGCAATCCCACGAGGAAGACTCCGGTACGGGGGACGAGACCGGTGATGACCCAGAGCCAGCCTCTCTGTTGAGTCGATTCTTCGGTGACCAGTCCGAGTAG
- a CDS encoding restriction endonuclease translates to MPLSSAEIIQHLQNIEPDEFEHFIGDLWERLGWETEVTTGSSDRGIDVIAKRFHPYQQKILIQAKRYQSDNRVGSPQIREYSSLRQQEENVDQVLVVTTSAFTSEARAIASDLNVKCINGEQLAQLVEENDAMDLVETTTGGLPPSSSAPRETDAKSRGRNRETAGLPRGIGDDVIAELLGIARVNFSSESDISRHEMDFDGLFVALTLHTRSLQDSVWLAIGATQEVDVVDSTGSKHNPISLSEKPLRNGWQTHDPEVRTQTGPRNLDIDIRIQETTKYLLAVDLSSIRDLSRIEIDRYGIEIDFTEVDLADTLSLPDDLKTSLESVRGVSIHTS, encoded by the coding sequence ATGCCACTCTCCAGTGCTGAAATCATCCAACATCTACAGAATATAGAGCCGGACGAATTTGAGCATTTCATCGGTGATCTCTGGGAACGACTTGGTTGGGAAACAGAAGTTACCACTGGATCGAGCGATCGTGGAATTGATGTTATCGCTAAGCGGTTTCATCCGTATCAGCAGAAAATCCTGATTCAGGCTAAGCGATACCAGTCTGATAACCGAGTCGGGAGCCCGCAAATTAGAGAGTATAGTTCGCTCCGACAGCAAGAAGAGAACGTCGATCAGGTCCTTGTTGTAACCACGAGTGCATTCACGTCGGAGGCGCGTGCAATCGCCTCAGATCTGAATGTAAAATGCATCAATGGAGAGCAGCTTGCTCAGCTGGTAGAGGAGAACGACGCGATGGATTTGGTGGAAACTACGACTGGAGGCCTTCCCCCATCGAGCTCCGCACCACGAGAGACAGATGCAAAATCGAGGGGGAGAAATCGCGAAACAGCTGGATTACCCCGGGGAATTGGTGATGACGTCATCGCAGAATTACTCGGAATTGCACGCGTTAATTTCTCTTCCGAGAGTGATATTTCTCGACACGAAATGGATTTCGATGGGCTCTTCGTAGCCCTTACTCTCCATACTCGTAGTCTCCAAGATAGTGTCTGGCTGGCTATTGGGGCCACACAGGAGGTTGACGTCGTTGATAGCACCGGGTCAAAGCACAATCCGATTTCCCTCTCCGAGAAACCACTTCGAAACGGCTGGCAGACACACGATCCGGAGGTGAGAACGCAAACCGGCCCACGGAATCTTGATATTGACATCCGCATACAGGAGACTACGAAGTATCTTCTGGCAGTAGATCTGAGCTCAATACGCGACCTCTCCCGAATCGAGATCGATCGTTACGGAATCGAGATTGACTTTACCGAAGTGGATCTTGCCGACACTCTGAGCTTGCCTGACGACCTCAAAACTAGTCTGGAGTCAGTTAGAGGAGTTTCGATACATACGAGCTAA
- a CDS encoding DUF7558 family protein → MQQTLSGCAFCEALPGSEMGEAHTWGKDERVTHPICVDCAIQERPDPEKRDHHACDGCGVVVDVLAALTRFRVELGHLEGPLQLCARCSPGGLATYWTRDLTEHLVAE, encoded by the coding sequence ATGCAACAGACGCTTTCCGGGTGTGCGTTCTGCGAGGCGCTGCCCGGGTCAGAAATGGGCGAGGCGCATACGTGGGGGAAAGACGAACGGGTGACTCACCCGATCTGTGTCGACTGTGCCATCCAAGAGCGACCGGATCCCGAGAAGCGCGATCACCACGCCTGCGACGGGTGCGGAGTGGTCGTCGACGTCCTCGCGGCACTTACCCGGTTCCGCGTCGAACTCGGCCATCTCGAGGGGCCGCTCCAACTGTGTGCTCGCTGTAGCCCTGGTGGGCTTGCGACGTACTGGACGCGTGACCTCACGGAGCACCTCGTGGCCGAGTGA
- a CDS encoding primase-like DNA-binding domain-containing protein: protein MVAQREVTAMREYLRVTPTSERLNPERLPQALESLHKLTSTDSTGLADKLNPLHSDTPLRFEFLALSEGKDDPVEFYYGADDHLDTLEKRLRSVYPETFDIERTEVDIASRLVQPVEFDRETFVEHYEAGDLQYEFDPDEQYERGTDDNKQSGPGDAESVADGGTVGDQSADHIIEIGDTALELAPPDAIPEDEPLTTLAKPTVTSEGTILARPATESVSPLGVRWQGSATRKQDWMTSLSPFTADDEAELPAVDQPGGALASLVDHLMEATAPVAFQVVFQRRESWQSDADLRKEDVIDGRDTLAQEIIGSLFELDDQPENRDRNQLSDAVAKRVAAIEAKNPKRSFTANIRAVGIPSGGNGRDDLDERIQSLVPVFDPLDGPYYQVAAERIRDSGLRAATKERNARAALRRLLDREITTGRGTTRPEFVLSGRELAHFVLVPSSEQLTVEGARGTRAEQQSRNPLPRPHQDLMGEFRDGMAIGYALDDTGEAEDVPTHIPPGLLPTHYGRFGTTGSGKSKALINDMLSLYDNTEGPTILIIPKNDDMAQNYMRAHARRFGMTDLEENVVHFPIPDVLPGFSFFDLEPSMESGRRREDAVQRKADHYEEILKLVMGTDRYERATVAPTLIKTLIKALFDEEYGRENGLYRASTDYFAHRQLEHVVDQLWEAGPPNENIGDAPRSSDEEVTRTIRRQLQLDPNTFANVMGGVGNRLAYISQDTHLRQIFNNTENQFDFRDVLDEDTVILFDLGDLRDDAARIMTGVILTNLDAALKDRKQALSQHSDDYVVNLLVDEAASVVVSDIMNDLLEKGRGFRLSVGLSMQFPEQMEAEGGRKIYLNALNNIGSSLIGKINVDRELARAMAHEEMDPADFANRIRSLPRGEWIASLPSPTFGETGPYPFSLEPLPIPPGHPESESPLTEREEEQFTETLSSMHEDISDEHGVPAATDASTTRTPTDGHEVLDIGSDDLDVAIAKVVRSLQLREGCREENGWVAVEAVDDELRRLFDDVDAEPPSYDALADIRERSRYLDTTVDIDADELRIRLTEAGEDVSTPDTGSVQAAGGSAHDAALRQIEEELTALGFTVSILAQDGSEKPDARASHPDVDDRFAIEVETTTPENPAKVLTNLRKAQEAGDIPLFVVRPGNDETEWAKRVDGILTPPIRTLQNGETRFYTTDSNLTFNGGATEEGGVTAVRPATDDENGTQNIWQRDGDEIVLRDTSGTEHIRLPSLGTLSKDRVPAIYSYDHAADEYVVYEHGEQHIYETKSAFEDDWVRVKKPFVPEAELPVPDYTRSTYGIVILHDEAKSVVYEDGEKRPLSAITDGAFRPASPESAAADEPPSQTDQADEKVEEDQSPPSFESFVDEYLVEDADEAVPKDDVFGLYNDWAEAHGIDDPLNKSWFTRKLNTHIKVDSTKKRIDGEPVPHYTGVRIRSEEDFQP from the coding sequence ATGGTGGCGCAGCGGGAGGTGACGGCGATGCGTGAGTACCTTCGCGTGACGCCAACCTCCGAACGGCTCAATCCGGAGCGTCTGCCGCAGGCACTGGAGAGCCTCCACAAACTGACCTCCACGGACTCGACAGGGCTAGCTGACAAACTCAATCCGCTACATAGCGACACACCGCTACGCTTCGAATTCCTCGCACTCAGCGAGGGGAAAGATGACCCCGTCGAATTCTACTACGGTGCCGACGACCATCTGGATACCCTTGAGAAGCGGCTCCGGTCGGTCTATCCCGAGACGTTCGACATCGAGCGTACCGAGGTCGACATCGCATCCCGACTCGTACAGCCTGTCGAATTCGACCGCGAGACATTCGTCGAGCACTATGAGGCGGGCGACCTCCAGTACGAATTCGACCCTGACGAGCAATACGAACGTGGCACTGACGACAACAAACAATCGGGGCCAGGGGACGCCGAATCAGTCGCGGATGGAGGAACGGTCGGTGACCAGTCTGCCGACCACATCATCGAGATCGGCGATACTGCCCTCGAACTCGCCCCACCAGATGCGATTCCCGAGGATGAGCCACTCACGACGCTTGCCAAACCAACGGTAACATCGGAGGGGACGATACTCGCGCGGCCAGCGACCGAATCCGTCTCCCCACTCGGCGTGCGGTGGCAAGGGTCGGCAACTCGGAAGCAAGACTGGATGACCTCACTCTCGCCATTTACTGCAGACGACGAAGCGGAACTCCCAGCCGTCGATCAGCCAGGAGGTGCGCTCGCGTCGCTCGTCGACCACCTAATGGAGGCGACAGCACCAGTAGCATTCCAAGTCGTCTTCCAGCGACGCGAGAGCTGGCAGTCCGATGCCGACCTTCGCAAGGAGGACGTCATCGACGGCCGAGACACACTCGCTCAGGAGATTATTGGCTCCCTCTTCGAACTTGACGATCAGCCGGAGAACCGGGACAGAAACCAGCTGAGCGACGCGGTTGCAAAACGTGTCGCAGCAATCGAGGCGAAAAATCCGAAGCGGTCGTTCACCGCGAACATCCGAGCAGTCGGGATTCCATCCGGTGGTAACGGTCGCGATGATCTCGATGAGCGGATACAGTCACTTGTCCCAGTATTCGACCCGCTTGACGGGCCGTACTACCAGGTTGCAGCCGAACGAATACGTGACAGCGGCTTGCGGGCAGCCACAAAAGAACGGAACGCACGAGCGGCGCTGCGGCGGCTCTTGGATCGTGAGATCACGACCGGTCGTGGGACGACCCGACCGGAGTTCGTCCTGAGTGGTCGAGAACTCGCGCACTTCGTACTCGTCCCCTCCTCGGAGCAGCTTACTGTCGAGGGGGCACGTGGGACGCGTGCGGAACAGCAGAGTCGGAATCCGTTGCCCCGTCCGCACCAGGACCTTATGGGTGAGTTCCGAGACGGGATGGCAATCGGGTATGCCCTCGACGACACCGGCGAGGCCGAAGACGTGCCGACACACATTCCACCCGGACTGTTGCCCACTCATTACGGCCGGTTCGGAACAACCGGCTCTGGGAAATCGAAAGCCCTCATCAACGATATGCTGTCGCTGTACGACAACACCGAGGGGCCGACGATCCTCATCATCCCGAAGAACGACGATATGGCCCAGAATTATATGCGAGCTCACGCGCGTCGGTTCGGAATGACCGACCTCGAAGAGAACGTCGTCCACTTCCCAATCCCGGACGTCCTCCCCGGGTTCTCGTTTTTCGATCTCGAACCGTCGATGGAGAGCGGACGGCGCCGCGAAGACGCCGTCCAACGGAAGGCCGACCACTACGAAGAGATTTTGAAGCTCGTGATGGGAACCGACCGCTACGAGCGGGCGACTGTGGCCCCGACTCTCATCAAGACACTCATCAAGGCCCTGTTCGACGAGGAATACGGGCGTGAGAACGGGCTATACCGAGCGTCGACGGACTACTTCGCCCACCGACAGCTCGAACACGTCGTCGACCAGCTTTGGGAGGCCGGGCCACCGAACGAGAACATCGGCGACGCCCCACGGTCGAGCGACGAGGAGGTCACGCGGACGATTCGACGGCAACTCCAGTTAGATCCGAACACCTTCGCGAACGTGATGGGTGGTGTCGGAAACCGCCTTGCGTACATTTCTCAGGATACGCACCTGCGGCAGATCTTCAACAATACCGAGAACCAGTTCGACTTTCGGGATGTCCTCGACGAGGATACGGTCATCCTCTTCGACCTCGGAGACCTCCGCGACGACGCTGCCCGGATCATGACCGGTGTGATCCTGACCAATCTCGATGCAGCTCTCAAGGACCGCAAACAGGCCCTCTCCCAGCACTCGGACGACTACGTCGTGAACTTGCTCGTCGACGAGGCAGCATCGGTCGTGGTCTCCGACATCATGAATGATCTCCTCGAGAAAGGGCGGGGATTCCGGCTCTCTGTTGGCCTGTCGATGCAGTTCCCCGAACAAATGGAGGCTGAAGGTGGGCGGAAGATCTACCTGAACGCTCTGAACAACATCGGCAGTTCACTCATCGGGAAAATCAACGTCGACCGAGAACTGGCGCGAGCGATGGCCCACGAAGAGATGGACCCCGCGGATTTCGCCAATCGGATTCGTTCGTTGCCACGAGGGGAGTGGATCGCCAGCCTGCCAAGCCCGACGTTCGGTGAAACGGGGCCGTATCCGTTCAGTCTCGAACCACTCCCGATTCCACCGGGCCACCCCGAGAGCGAATCCCCGCTCACAGAGCGTGAAGAGGAGCAGTTCACTGAGACACTCTCCTCGATGCACGAGGACATCAGTGACGAACACGGCGTGCCGGCCGCAACAGACGCCTCAACAACGAGAACACCGACCGACGGACACGAGGTGCTCGATATCGGGAGCGATGACCTGGACGTCGCGATTGCGAAGGTGGTTCGGAGTCTGCAGCTTCGAGAGGGGTGCCGCGAGGAGAACGGCTGGGTGGCCGTTGAAGCAGTTGACGACGAACTCAGACGGCTCTTCGACGACGTCGACGCCGAGCCGCCATCGTATGATGCACTCGCGGACATTCGAGAACGATCACGATACCTCGATACGACCGTCGATATCGACGCTGACGAGCTCCGCATCCGGCTCACTGAAGCCGGAGAGGATGTCTCGACACCCGATACTGGTAGCGTGCAGGCCGCTGGTGGGAGTGCCCACGACGCAGCACTCCGCCAGATCGAAGAAGAGCTCACCGCACTCGGTTTCACCGTCTCGATCCTCGCACAGGATGGCAGCGAGAAACCTGACGCGAGGGCGAGTCACCCCGACGTTGACGACCGATTCGCCATCGAAGTCGAAACGACGACACCCGAGAATCCCGCAAAGGTACTCACGAATCTCCGGAAAGCCCAAGAAGCAGGGGATATCCCGCTGTTTGTCGTTCGACCAGGAAACGACGAAACTGAGTGGGCCAAGCGCGTTGACGGCATTCTCACACCACCCATTCGTACCCTCCAGAATGGTGAGACACGGTTCTACACGACTGACTCGAATCTCACGTTCAATGGCGGAGCGACCGAAGAAGGTGGAGTGACGGCCGTGCGACCGGCGACCGACGACGAGAACGGGACCCAGAACATCTGGCAGCGTGATGGCGACGAGATCGTCCTTCGTGATACCAGCGGGACGGAACACATCCGTCTCCCATCGCTTGGAACACTCTCGAAAGATCGTGTTCCAGCCATCTACAGCTACGACCACGCTGCCGACGAGTACGTCGTTTATGAGCATGGTGAGCAACACATCTACGAGACGAAATCGGCGTTCGAGGATGACTGGGTGCGTGTTAAGAAGCCATTCGTCCCCGAAGCCGAACTCCCCGTACCAGACTACACACGTTCGACGTACGGCATCGTCATCCTTCACGATGAGGCGAAATCGGTCGTGTATGAAGACGGTGAGAAGCGGCCACTCTCGGCAATCACTGACGGGGCATTCCGTCCCGCATCGCCTGAATCAGCGGCCGCTGACGAACCACCCAGTCAGACCGACCAGGCCGATGAGAAGGTCGAGGAAGACCAATCGCCACCCTCGTTCGAATCGTTCGTCGACGAATATCTCGTCGAAGACGCGGATGAAGCCGTGCCGAAAGACGATGTATTCGGTCTCTACAACGACTGGGCAGAGGCACACGGCATCGACGATCCGCTGAATAAGAGTTGGTTCACCCGGAAGCTCAACACCCACATCAAGGTGGACTCCACGAAGAAGCGAATCGACGGGGAACCCGTCCCACATTACACTGGTGTCCGCATCCGGTCTGAAGAGGACTTTCAGCCATGA
- a CDS encoding RNA-guided endonuclease InsQ/TnpB family protein, which yields MEHSHRYQAYPTDEVAERLEHHLDVHRQLYNHVRWDYENSPTDDKPSEYDQNNKLPEWKRKWPVFSELHSKAAQATVARFHRNLSNLRKKKEKGYNVGRLNRQAPTEYRSVTYNQSGFDLDEKRGRDRFAYVHFSKIGWVKIRYHRPIPDHATIKEVTFKKETTGEWFVSFGLETDDADLPEKPDVDSLDASNSVSVDLGILSYIHTSDGHTVDWLDLEDEYERLRREQRKLSRKEQRSNNYEKQRREVAKVKRHIKRKVLDYQHKITTWLVREYDAVFVENLNVKGMLEQSHNARNKQDTAWRQFITLLEYKADLYGCHVVQVEARGTTKECARCGVDTAKPIWVREHSCPSCGFKTDRDANAAMNVLQRGFSELGLGWPEDTPVETVTATDTTQFESVSASHVVETGSLGA from the coding sequence ATGGAACACAGTCACCGCTACCAAGCCTACCCGACAGACGAGGTAGCGGAACGACTGGAACACCATCTTGACGTTCATCGACAACTCTACAACCACGTCCGCTGGGACTACGAGAACAGCCCAACGGACGACAAGCCGAGTGAATACGACCAGAACAACAAACTTCCCGAGTGGAAGCGAAAGTGGCCTGTGTTCAGCGAACTGCACTCGAAAGCCGCACAAGCCACCGTCGCACGCTTCCACCGCAACCTCTCAAACCTTCGCAAAAAGAAAGAGAAAGGATACAACGTTGGTCGTCTCAATCGACAAGCACCCACCGAGTACCGAAGCGTGACGTACAACCAGTCCGGTTTCGACCTCGATGAAAAGAGGGGCCGTGACAGGTTCGCTTACGTCCACTTCAGCAAAATCGGCTGGGTCAAAATCCGCTACCACCGCCCAATCCCCGACCACGCCACCATCAAAGAGGTCACATTCAAGAAGGAGACGACCGGCGAGTGGTTCGTCTCCTTCGGCCTCGAAACCGACGATGCAGACCTGCCCGAGAAACCCGACGTGGACTCGCTAGACGCGAGCAATAGCGTCAGCGTTGACCTCGGTATCCTGAGCTATATCCACACGTCGGACGGCCATACTGTGGATTGGCTCGACCTTGAAGATGAGTACGAACGGCTCCGACGCGAGCAACGCAAGTTGTCTCGCAAGGAGCAAAGGTCGAACAACTACGAGAAGCAACGCCGAGAAGTGGCGAAGGTGAAGCGTCACATCAAGCGGAAGGTGCTGGACTACCAGCACAAGATTACGACGTGGCTCGTCCGCGAGTACGACGCAGTATTCGTCGAGAACTTGAACGTGAAGGGGATGCTCGAACAGTCGCATAACGCCCGTAACAAGCAGGATACGGCGTGGCGGCAGTTCATCACGCTCCTCGAATACAAGGCCGATCTGTACGGCTGTCACGTCGTGCAGGTTGAAGCACGCGGCACCACGAAAGAGTGCGCTCGGTGTGGCGTGGATACCGCGAAACCCATCTGGGTCAGGGAACACTCCTGTCCGTCGTGCGGATTCAAAACGGATAGAGATGCGAACGCGGCGATGAATGTTTTGCAGAGAGGCTTTTCTGAACTAGGGCTGGGATGGCCCGAAGACACGCCCGTGGAGACTGTGACCGCTACGGACACGACTCAGTTTGAGTCTGTGTCTGCAAGTCACGTCGTAGAAACGGGAAGTCTCGGGGCTTGA
- a CDS encoding VirB4 family type IV secretion system protein, producing MRNVILQTGGGALGSVAGWLQNLTPAESAVLALAAGLGLGVGSKYLWDRFTADDEPEVNFTDILDEETLEEGEAERKLLDDISESHKTVTAPGAVEWETRAARVGEQWTTTLYIANYADYPNDGYLSDLFEMTDVQFDLTAHITPKNQERARNELQDIADDLQVDADLEQSIRSAYLQERANEAAATYKAVENGANVFDQGMFITVRADEKDELRDAVQTVKSALRDDPANLTPKTAICRQDLALQSAAPIGDNEFGRTSIALGGAVGALLSSPHNATILEEGGVEFGIHKDNQSPVVIDPFARDNGYAMFTVGDTGSGKSFSSKQNFIRSIEQSKDRIGIILEPLNNWAGVAEALDAKRITVGGTLGLNPLEIRETPEHVQRAMGEDASPFNEKLDDAMSFLTNFFALRGISLGDRRTTLELGLKRAYKRNDITDDISTHGNPSPTIRDMMDVFEDMVNDPEEFVVRSDEEAGKIKEDATWLLDQLRPFEDDGRHANLGQESDFDIRDEKVIYLDLAQQEGSVDSSTALTMQLLISLVYERAKVSEKEVVFYIDEARYIMQDAASLAFLETVFRHHRHHDLSIRLVTQTVDEFFEHAESEAILDQCAVKQFHRLDGMDKEWADEFGLNYAQMRFVQDAVPGNEDAGFSEALVGVDGEWRGIQVKAMPKEKQVIDFEPTEQRRDSLPGTGENAVDAEVQAFQDDIESRATDNGQRPPEQTPAETDGGAAGGDGDA from the coding sequence ATGCGTAATGTGATCCTCCAGACCGGTGGTGGTGCGCTTGGCTCCGTCGCCGGGTGGCTCCAGAATCTGACGCCAGCAGAGAGTGCAGTACTTGCCCTTGCAGCGGGTCTCGGCCTTGGCGTCGGCAGTAAGTACCTCTGGGACCGCTTCACTGCGGATGATGAACCAGAGGTAAACTTCACCGATATCCTCGACGAGGAGACACTCGAAGAAGGCGAGGCCGAACGCAAGCTCCTCGACGACATCTCCGAGTCGCACAAGACCGTCACCGCGCCCGGAGCTGTCGAGTGGGAAACGCGAGCCGCACGGGTCGGCGAGCAGTGGACGACGACACTGTACATCGCTAACTATGCCGACTATCCCAACGACGGGTATCTGAGCGACCTCTTCGAGATGACCGACGTGCAGTTCGATCTGACGGCCCACATCACGCCGAAGAACCAGGAGCGGGCCCGGAACGAACTGCAGGACATCGCGGACGACCTCCAGGTCGATGCTGACCTCGAACAGAGTATCCGGAGTGCCTACCTGCAGGAACGCGCCAACGAGGCCGCAGCGACGTACAAGGCCGTCGAGAACGGCGCGAACGTGTTCGACCAAGGGATGTTCATCACGGTCAGAGCCGACGAGAAAGACGAGCTCAGAGATGCCGTCCAGACGGTCAAGAGTGCGCTCCGCGACGACCCGGCGAACCTCACGCCGAAGACCGCCATCTGCCGGCAGGATCTCGCCCTCCAGTCCGCCGCGCCCATCGGCGACAACGAATTCGGCCGGACGTCGATCGCACTCGGCGGCGCCGTCGGCGCGTTACTCTCCTCCCCGCACAACGCGACGATTCTCGAGGAGGGCGGCGTCGAATTCGGGATTCACAAGGACAACCAAAGCCCGGTCGTCATCGACCCCTTCGCACGGGATAACGGCTACGCGATGTTCACCGTCGGCGACACGGGTTCGGGGAAGTCGTTCAGTTCGAAGCAGAACTTCATCCGTTCCATCGAGCAGAGCAAGGACCGCATCGGCATCATCCTCGAGCCGTTGAACAACTGGGCAGGAGTCGCCGAAGCGCTCGATGCCAAACGCATCACGGTCGGCGGGACACTCGGGCTGAATCCCTTGGAGATCCGCGAGACACCCGAGCACGTCCAGCGGGCGATGGGTGAGGACGCGAGCCCGTTCAACGAGAAGCTCGACGACGCGATGAGCTTCCTTACCAACTTCTTCGCGCTCCGCGGGATCTCGCTGGGTGACCGCCGGACGACACTGGAACTGGGTCTCAAGCGAGCGTACAAGCGTAACGACATCACCGACGACATCTCGACGCACGGCAACCCGAGTCCGACCATCCGGGACATGATGGACGTCTTCGAGGACATGGTCAACGATCCCGAGGAGTTCGTTGTCCGATCCGACGAGGAGGCCGGGAAGATCAAGGAGGATGCGACGTGGCTCCTCGACCAGCTCCGCCCCTTCGAGGACGACGGTCGCCACGCCAACCTCGGCCAGGAATCCGACTTCGACATCCGGGACGAGAAGGTCATCTATCTCGACCTCGCCCAGCAGGAGGGGAGCGTCGACAGCAGTACGGCGCTGACCATGCAGCTGCTCATCTCGCTGGTCTACGAGCGAGCGAAGGTCTCGGAGAAGGAGGTCGTGTTCTACATCGACGAGGCCCGCTACATCATGCAGGACGCCGCGAGTCTAGCGTTCCTCGAGACGGTGTTCCGCCACCACCGTCACCACGACCTCTCGATCCGACTGGTCACGCAGACCGTCGACGAGTTCTTCGAGCACGCCGAATCTGAGGCCATCCTGGACCAGTGTGCGGTCAAGCAGTTCCACCGCCTCGACGGGATGGACAAGGAGTGGGCCGACGAGTTCGGGCTGAACTACGCGCAGATGCGGTTCGTTCAGGACGCCGTTCCTGGCAACGAGGACGCCGGTTTCTCCGAGGCCCTCGTGGGCGTCGACGGCGAGTGGCGCGGCATTCAGGTCAAAGCGATGCCCAAGGAGAAGCAGGTCATCGACTTCGAGCCAACCGAGCAACGGCGAGACTCACTCCCGGGGACTGGTGAGAATGCTGTGGACGCGGAGGTGCAGGCGTTCCAAGACGATATTGAAAGCCGAGCGACCGACAACGGACAACGCCCACCTGAGCAGACGCCAGCAGAGACTGATGGTGGCGCAGCGGGAGGTGACGGCGATGCGTGA